A stretch of Amycolatopsis balhimycina FH 1894 DNA encodes these proteins:
- a CDS encoding carotenoid oxygenase family protein — protein MTSTSEQPLMVARTADTGEANPYLLGVYAPVGTEIDAEDLQVIGEIPKDLNGVYLRNGPNPRFAPEGRYHWFDGDGMIHAVHLENGKARYRNRWIRTKAFEAESTAGKALWTGVMENPEHNPFGNSHGLGLKDNANTDVIFHRGRILATWYLCGSPYAVDPLSLETLGAEDFLGTLVGDVMAHPKVDETTGELFWFDYGPRPPYLRYGVISADGRVVNTTEIELPGPRLPHDMAITEHYAVLMDLPLVQDLEAAKQGRHKLHFDRSMPSRFGVMPRYGDGSQIRWFEASPCYIYHVVNAWEEGDEVVLDVCRVQRPQPRADAHTPLAKMLSYLRLDAQLHRYRFDLRTGACRETPLDDGNTEFPTVDARGVGRRNRYSYTVHISPESTLKFDGLVRHDNLAGTKTEYRFGPGRWGSEAPFAPREGASVDSADGYLVTFVQDEREGRSELDIFDAADLAAGPVARVLLPQRVPLGFHATWVRADQLENLRA, from the coding sequence ATGACCAGCACCTCCGAACAGCCGCTGATGGTGGCCCGGACGGCGGACACCGGCGAGGCGAACCCCTATCTGCTCGGCGTCTACGCCCCGGTCGGCACCGAGATCGACGCGGAAGACCTGCAGGTCATCGGCGAGATCCCGAAGGACCTCAACGGCGTCTACCTGCGCAACGGCCCGAACCCGCGGTTCGCCCCCGAAGGCCGTTACCACTGGTTCGACGGTGACGGCATGATCCACGCCGTCCACCTGGAGAACGGTAAGGCCCGCTATCGCAACCGCTGGATCCGCACGAAGGCCTTCGAGGCCGAGTCCACGGCGGGCAAGGCGCTCTGGACCGGCGTCATGGAGAACCCGGAGCACAACCCCTTCGGCAACTCCCACGGCCTGGGGCTCAAGGACAACGCCAACACCGACGTCATCTTCCACCGCGGCCGGATCCTCGCCACCTGGTACCTGTGCGGCTCGCCGTACGCGGTCGACCCGCTGTCGCTGGAGACGCTGGGTGCCGAGGACTTCCTCGGCACGCTGGTCGGCGACGTGATGGCCCACCCCAAGGTGGACGAAACCACCGGCGAGCTGTTCTGGTTCGACTACGGGCCGCGCCCGCCGTACCTACGCTACGGCGTGATCAGCGCGGACGGCCGGGTCGTGAACACGACCGAGATCGAACTGCCGGGCCCGCGCCTGCCCCACGACATGGCCATCACCGAGCACTACGCGGTGCTGATGGACCTGCCGCTGGTCCAGGACCTGGAAGCGGCGAAGCAGGGCCGTCACAAGCTGCACTTCGACCGCTCGATGCCGAGCCGGTTCGGTGTCATGCCACGCTACGGAGACGGTAGCCAGATCCGGTGGTTCGAAGCGAGCCCCTGCTACATCTACCACGTCGTCAACGCCTGGGAGGAGGGCGACGAGGTCGTCCTCGACGTCTGCCGCGTGCAGCGCCCCCAGCCCCGGGCGGACGCCCACACCCCGCTCGCGAAGATGCTGTCCTACCTGCGGCTCGACGCCCAGCTCCACCGTTACCGCTTCGACCTGCGGACCGGTGCCTGCCGCGAGACGCCGCTCGACGACGGCAACACCGAGTTCCCGACCGTCGACGCCCGCGGCGTCGGCAGGCGGAACCGGTACTCCTACACGGTGCACATCTCGCCCGAGTCGACGCTGAAGTTCGACGGGCTGGTGCGCCACGACAATCTTGCCGGCACCAAGACCGAATACCGGTTCGGTCCCGGCCGGTGGGGCAGTGAGGCTCCGTTCGCACCCCGCGAAGGAGCATCCGTCGATTCGGCGGACGGTTATCTGGTGACGTTCGTGCAGGACGAGCGTGAGGGACGCTCGGAACTGGACATCTTCGACGCCGCCGATCTCGCTGCCGGACCCGTGGCCAGGGTCCTGCTTCCCCAGCGTGTCCCGCTCGGTTTTCACGCGACCTGGGTCCGGGCGGACCAGCTGGAAAACCTCCGCGCATGA
- a CDS encoding winged helix-turn-helix transcriptional regulator produces MTEATAHRVRPAGDPLRRALELVGDQWTLLILQSLFLRFRRYEELRLRLGISPTALSGRLRDMVEAGMLTRVPYRDARRTRHEYRLTERGLELWPLLICIWAWEREWVEGRREVLPTLIHLDCELATSAPLGCAACGRRVDARDVRAERLDSTGVAAATASKRFRRKDAESLAGDPMMFFPDTMELLGDRWSTGLLVSALLGCRHFSEFERELGIGPSVLSARLSKLVEVGVLRTGTAKTRTDARDYRMTAKGLAFFPALAFIAEWSRGFEVTGQEPDITLHHVECGNRLRPMLLCDHCGRPLTRKSVQWGGVPSPKH; encoded by the coding sequence GTGACCGAAGCGACCGCGCACCGCGTCCGGCCGGCGGGAGATCCGCTCCGGAGAGCGCTGGAACTGGTCGGCGACCAGTGGACGCTGCTCATCCTGCAGAGCCTGTTCCTGCGCTTCCGGCGCTACGAGGAGCTGCGCCTGCGGCTGGGCATTTCGCCGACGGCGCTGTCCGGACGCCTGCGGGACATGGTGGAAGCGGGCATGCTCACGCGCGTGCCGTACCGGGACGCCCGCCGCACGCGGCACGAGTACCGGCTCACCGAACGCGGCCTGGAGCTGTGGCCGCTGCTGATCTGCATCTGGGCGTGGGAGCGCGAGTGGGTCGAAGGCCGCCGCGAGGTGCTGCCGACGTTGATCCACCTCGACTGCGAGCTGGCTACATCAGCGCCCCTCGGCTGCGCCGCCTGCGGCCGCCGGGTCGATGCCCGTGACGTCCGCGCGGAACGCCTCGACAGCACCGGCGTCGCGGCGGCGACGGCGTCCAAGCGCTTCCGCCGCAAGGACGCCGAGTCCCTGGCCGGCGACCCGATGATGTTCTTCCCGGACACGATGGAGCTGCTCGGCGATCGCTGGTCGACCGGTCTGCTGGTCTCCGCGCTGCTCGGCTGCCGGCACTTCTCGGAGTTCGAGCGCGAGCTGGGCATCGGCCCGAGCGTGCTGTCGGCCCGGCTGAGCAAGCTCGTCGAGGTCGGCGTGCTGCGCACCGGCACGGCGAAGACCCGCACCGACGCCCGCGACTACCGGATGACGGCGAAGGGCCTGGCGTTCTTCCCGGCGCTCGCGTTCATCGCCGAGTGGTCACGCGGGTTCGAGGTGACCGGCCAGGAGCCGGACATCACGCTGCACCACGTCGAATGCGGCAACCGGCTGCGCCCGATGCTGCTGTGCGACCACTGCGGCCGCCCGCTGACCCGCAAGTCGGTGCAGTGGGGCGGCGTTCCGTCGCCCAAACACTGA
- a CDS encoding DUF5302 domain-containing protein gives MSEPNPSPSGEEDDDVKRKFREALERKQASTRSGASHENAGGKNQHAHGPAANKRTFRRKSG, from the coding sequence ATGAGTGAACCGAATCCGTCGCCCAGCGGCGAGGAGGACGACGACGTCAAGCGCAAGTTCCGCGAAGCACTGGAACGCAAGCAGGCCAGCACCCGCAGCGGCGCGTCGCACGAGAACGCCGGCGGCAAGAACCAGCACGCCCACGGCCCGGCGGCCAACAAGCGGACCTTCCGCCGCAAGAGCGGCTGA
- a CDS encoding Glu/Leu/Phe/Val dehydrogenase dimerization domain-containing protein, with protein sequence MTEGVFARGTGHEQVVYCHDAASGLRAIIGIYSTALGPALGGTRFHPYATESDALDDVLALSKGMAYKNALAGLDLGGGKAVIIGDPKTLKSEALLRAYGRFVQSLGGRYITACDVGTYVQDMDVVARECQYVTGRSPEDGGAGDSSVLTAFGVFQGMRASAEHVWGSPDLAGKRVGVAGVGKVGHILAGHLVDAGAQVTITDVWSPAIERTRSVYGGVQVASDVDTLLRSELDVFAPCALGGVLNDETVPVLGARIVCGAANNQLAHAGIDKQLADRGVLYAPDYLVNAGGVIQVDDERHGFDFARAKRKTTAIYDTTKAVFALADTEGVPPATAADRLAERRMAEVGRLRSILTV encoded by the coding sequence GTGACCGAAGGAGTGTTCGCCCGGGGCACCGGGCACGAACAAGTCGTGTATTGCCACGACGCGGCCAGTGGCCTGAGGGCCATCATCGGCATCTACTCCACCGCGCTCGGCCCCGCGCTGGGCGGGACGCGCTTCCACCCCTACGCCACCGAATCCGACGCGCTCGACGACGTCCTCGCGCTGTCCAAGGGCATGGCGTACAAGAACGCGCTGGCCGGGCTTGACCTCGGCGGCGGCAAGGCCGTCATCATCGGCGACCCGAAGACGCTCAAGTCCGAAGCGCTGCTTCGCGCGTACGGGCGCTTCGTGCAGTCCCTGGGCGGCCGCTACATCACGGCGTGCGACGTGGGCACGTACGTGCAGGACATGGACGTCGTGGCCCGCGAATGCCAGTACGTCACCGGCCGCTCGCCCGAGGACGGCGGGGCAGGCGACTCGTCCGTGCTCACCGCGTTCGGCGTCTTCCAGGGCATGCGGGCCTCGGCCGAGCACGTCTGGGGCAGCCCGGACCTGGCGGGCAAGCGCGTCGGCGTGGCCGGCGTCGGCAAGGTCGGGCACATCCTCGCCGGGCACCTCGTGGACGCCGGCGCGCAGGTGACGATCACCGACGTGTGGTCGCCGGCCATCGAGCGCACCCGCTCGGTGTACGGCGGCGTCCAGGTGGCGTCCGATGTGGACACCCTCCTGCGGTCCGAACTGGACGTCTTCGCGCCGTGTGCCCTCGGCGGTGTGCTGAACGACGAAACCGTGCCGGTGCTCGGCGCCCGCATCGTCTGCGGCGCGGCGAACAACCAGCTCGCCCACGCCGGCATCGACAAGCAGCTCGCCGATCGCGGCGTCCTGTACGCGCCGGACTACCTGGTGAACGCCGGCGGCGTCATCCAGGTCGACGACGAACGGCACGGCTTCGACTTCGCCCGCGCGAAGCGCAAGACGACGGCGATCTACGACACGACGAAGGCCGTGTTCGCGCTGGCCGACACCGAGGGCGTGCCCCCGGCGACGGCGGCCGACCGCCTCGCCGAACGGCGGATGGCCGAGGTCGGCCGGCTGCGGTCCATCCTCACCGTCTGA
- a CDS encoding kynureninase → MTTLDDLRADDNALAAHYTRFAVAERLLLSGHSHQAWPDVAEEGLLESFADAARDVDVKWERAFAKADELRAGFRLLLGDPHGEYALGASTHDLVLRFLSAMELPRRPRLVTTDGEFHTLRRQLARLEEEGVEIVRVPLEPVTTLAERVAGEVDGTTAAVLVSAVLFETSRLVPGLAHLADVCRGRSIELVVDAYHALGVVPFALHDLGLTNAWVLGGGYKYLQLGEGNCFLRLPAHAQELRPVITGWYAEFGALADARHPGKVPYATGGDRFAGSTYDPASHYRGVRVQRFFAEQGLTPEFLREVSQHQVGLLASVFDKLALPEDVVTRDRETPLGMLGGFLSLRCADATGLQAALAAHGVRTDSRGPYLRFGPAPYLSDTQLETAMNTLGTVVRG, encoded by the coding sequence GTGACCACTTTGGACGACTTGCGCGCGGACGACAACGCCCTCGCCGCGCACTACACCCGGTTCGCGGTGGCCGAACGCCTGCTGCTGTCCGGGCACTCGCACCAGGCCTGGCCGGACGTCGCCGAGGAGGGACTCCTGGAGTCCTTCGCCGACGCCGCGCGTGACGTCGACGTCAAATGGGAGCGCGCCTTCGCGAAGGCGGACGAGCTGCGCGCGGGCTTCCGCCTGCTGCTCGGCGACCCGCACGGCGAGTACGCGCTCGGCGCGAGCACGCACGACCTCGTGCTGCGGTTCCTCTCGGCCATGGAGCTGCCGCGGCGGCCGCGGCTGGTCACCACCGACGGCGAGTTTCACACCCTGCGCCGTCAGCTCGCCCGCCTCGAGGAGGAGGGCGTCGAGATCGTGCGGGTGCCCCTGGAACCGGTGACGACGCTCGCCGAGCGTGTCGCCGGCGAGGTCGACGGCACCACCGCGGCAGTGCTCGTCTCGGCCGTGCTGTTCGAGACGTCGAGGCTCGTGCCCGGGCTGGCGCACCTCGCCGACGTCTGCCGCGGCCGCTCGATCGAGCTCGTCGTCGACGCCTACCACGCGCTCGGCGTCGTGCCGTTCGCGCTGCACGACCTCGGGCTCACCAACGCCTGGGTGCTCGGCGGCGGCTACAAGTACCTGCAGCTCGGCGAGGGCAACTGCTTCCTGCGGCTGCCCGCGCACGCCCAGGAGCTGCGGCCGGTGATCACCGGCTGGTACGCCGAGTTCGGCGCGCTCGCCGACGCGCGCCACCCCGGCAAGGTCCCGTACGCCACCGGCGGCGACCGGTTCGCCGGCTCGACCTACGATCCCGCCAGCCACTACCGCGGTGTCCGGGTCCAGCGGTTCTTCGCCGAGCAGGGGCTCACGCCGGAGTTCCTGCGCGAGGTTTCGCAGCACCAGGTGGGCCTGCTCGCGTCGGTGTTCGACAAGCTGGCACTGCCGGAGGACGTCGTCACCCGCGACCGCGAGACGCCGCTCGGGATGCTCGGCGGGTTCCTCTCGCTGCGCTGCGCCGATGCCACCGGGCTGCAGGCGGCGCTGGCCGCCCACGGCGTCCGCACCGACAGCCGGGGTCCGTACCTGCGCTTCGGCCCGGCGCCCTACCTCTCCGACACGCAGCTGGAGACGGCGATGAACACCCTCGGCACGGTGGTCCGGGGCTGA
- a CDS encoding tryptophan 2,3-dioxygenase gives MTETSQATQEAMSYTSYLALDDVLNAQRTRSDEHDELLFIVIHQVYELWFKQILHELAFLQENLVAGNTALSIRTLRRILTILKVAVAQIDVLETMTPSQFTSFRARLDASSGFQSAQFRELEAVLGRRDERVFAHYPEDGEQRKRIAEAMARPSLFDSFLAYLKASGYAIECDRDVTRPVEPSPALQAILLDVYSDDGGPSVVAECLVDLDEGMQEWRYRHVKMVERTIGDKTGTGGSSGATYLRTTLFQPMFPDLWAVRSRL, from the coding sequence ATGACCGAAACCAGTCAAGCGACCCAAGAAGCCATGAGCTACACCTCGTACCTCGCGCTGGACGACGTGCTCAACGCGCAGCGCACACGTTCGGACGAGCACGACGAGCTGCTGTTCATCGTGATCCACCAGGTCTACGAGCTGTGGTTCAAGCAGATCCTGCACGAACTGGCGTTCCTGCAGGAGAACCTCGTGGCCGGCAACACCGCGCTTTCCATCCGCACGCTGCGCCGGATCCTCACGATCCTCAAGGTCGCCGTCGCGCAGATCGACGTGCTCGAAACGATGACGCCCAGTCAGTTCACCAGCTTCCGCGCCCGGTTGGACGCTTCGAGCGGCTTCCAGTCGGCCCAGTTCCGCGAGCTGGAAGCGGTGCTCGGGCGCCGCGACGAGCGCGTGTTCGCGCACTACCCCGAAGACGGCGAGCAGCGGAAACGCATTGCCGAAGCGATGGCGCGCCCGTCGTTGTTCGACTCTTTTCTCGCGTACCTCAAGGCTTCTGGTTACGCGATCGAGTGTGACCGAGACGTCACCCGACCGGTGGAGCCGTCCCCGGCCCTCCAGGCGATATTGCTGGACGTGTACAGCGACGACGGGGGACCCTCGGTCGTCGCGGAGTGTCTGGTCGATCTCGACGAAGGGATGCAGGAGTGGCGCTACCGGCACGTGAAGATGGTCGAACGCACCATCGGCGACAAGACCGGGACGGGAGGATCATCCGGCGCGACTTACCTGCGTACCACGCTTTTCCAGCCGATGTTCCCGGATCTCTGGGCCGTACGGAGCCGACTGTGA
- a CDS encoding PaaX family transcriptional regulator, whose amino-acid sequence MPADAFEASPQELVVTLLGSYVHPRETRRVWSGGLVAVLAELGFSDGAARIALTRLVRRGLLQRHREGRTVHYSLTRRTIALLADGDHRIFSLGRRERAAGEWTVLWQSIPESRRQARERLVRRLRFLGFGPYQDGTWIAPHDREAEVVALLGELDVTEHAGLLLGRPSAALDVRRFAGRAWDLDDLAARYTAFVGQFGGYADKDISDAEAFEVRTRLVHTFRAFPSLDPELPADLVPAPDRRAAAVELFHDLYAALAHPAQRHFDEVTRG is encoded by the coding sequence ATGCCCGCCGACGCCTTCGAAGCCAGCCCCCAGGAGCTGGTCGTGACGTTGCTGGGCAGCTACGTGCACCCGCGCGAAACCCGCCGGGTGTGGTCGGGCGGCCTGGTCGCGGTGCTCGCCGAGCTGGGCTTCTCCGACGGCGCCGCCCGCATCGCGCTCACCCGCCTGGTGCGCCGCGGCCTGCTGCAGCGCCACCGCGAAGGCCGCACCGTGCACTACTCGCTGACCCGGCGCACCATCGCGCTGCTCGCCGACGGTGACCACCGGATCTTCTCCCTCGGCCGCCGGGAGCGCGCCGCGGGCGAGTGGACCGTGCTGTGGCAGAGCATCCCGGAGAGCCGACGGCAGGCCAGGGAACGCCTGGTCAGGCGGCTGCGGTTCCTCGGGTTCGGGCCGTACCAGGACGGCACCTGGATCGCCCCGCACGACCGCGAGGCCGAGGTCGTCGCCCTGCTCGGCGAACTGGACGTCACCGAGCACGCCGGGCTGCTGCTCGGCCGTCCGTCGGCCGCGCTGGACGTCCGCCGGTTCGCCGGGCGGGCCTGGGACCTCGACGACCTGGCCGCGCGGTACACCGCGTTCGTCGGCCAGTTCGGCGGGTACGCGGACAAGGACATTTCGGACGCCGAAGCGTTCGAGGTCCGCACGCGCCTGGTGCACACGTTCCGGGCGTTCCCGTCGCTCGACCCCGAACTGCCCGCCGACCTGGTGCCCGCACCGGATCGCCGGGCGGCCGCGGTCGAGCTGTTCCACGATTTGTACGCCGCGCTCGCGCACCCCGCCCAGCGCCATTTCGACGAGGTGACCAGAGGATGA
- a CDS encoding creatininase family protein, producing the protein MTYFADLSSPQVAALASGERVPVLLLPLGAIEPHGPHAPLGTDPLISRGMCERAAERLAADEDVHVLVLPEVPYGVTRFAAGFAGGVHIGEETLHSLLVDIGASLIGQRFRRILLVNNHFEPAHLVTLRRAVETLNFAYDGRVALLDLVRRRHARRLTEEFRSGECHAGRYETSLVLADRPELVDQALMRELPHVPVSLASAPEDGGFREMGMTEAYCGKPAEATAEEGDETFSTLTDLLVEAIRELARE; encoded by the coding sequence GTGACGTACTTCGCGGACCTCAGCTCACCGCAGGTCGCCGCGCTCGCCTCGGGTGAGCGTGTGCCGGTGCTGCTGCTGCCGCTCGGCGCGATCGAGCCGCACGGCCCGCACGCGCCGCTGGGTACGGACCCGCTGATCTCGCGCGGGATGTGCGAACGCGCCGCCGAGCGGCTGGCCGCCGACGAGGACGTCCACGTGCTGGTGCTCCCCGAGGTGCCCTACGGTGTGACGCGGTTCGCGGCCGGGTTCGCCGGCGGCGTCCACATCGGCGAGGAGACGCTGCACTCGCTGCTCGTCGACATCGGCGCGTCGCTGATCGGCCAGCGGTTCCGCCGGATCCTGCTGGTCAACAACCACTTCGAACCCGCGCACCTGGTGACGCTGCGGCGGGCGGTGGAGACGCTGAACTTCGCCTACGACGGACGCGTCGCCCTGCTCGACCTGGTCCGGCGGCGGCACGCGCGGCGGCTGACCGAGGAGTTCCGGTCCGGCGAGTGCCACGCCGGGCGGTACGAGACGTCGCTGGTGCTGGCCGACCGGCCCGAGCTGGTCGACCAGGCGCTGATGCGGGAGCTGCCGCACGTGCCGGTCAGCCTCGCCTCGGCGCCTGAGGATGGCGGCTTCCGCGAAATGGGGATGACCGAGGCGTACTGCGGCAAGCCGGCCGAGGCGACGGCCGAAGAGGGCGACGAGACGTTCTCGACGTTGACCGACCTGCTGGTGGAAGCGATCCGGGAGCTGGCCCGTGAGTGA
- a CDS encoding benzoate-CoA ligase family protein — MSEPFNLATHFLDRHVAEGRGDRTALLVGDRSISYAQLARLTNRIGNVLLDAGVRKGQRVLLALSDGDEFVAAWYGAQKIGAVTAEVYPFLQPKDYAYYLGYTEAVAVLADAVTLPALREAGATGLLVTGVPEAELRPGESPFRTLVDAAPDTLEAAPTTVDDVGIWKFTTGSTGAPKACVHPLRSPLESFERYAVQVLGLREDDRVLAVPKLFFGYARDLVALFPFGVGAAGIAFGERSTADLIFELIARHRPTVLVNVPTMMSAMVAHPAAAEQDLSCLRMTTSAGEALPSELHRKWDAAFGVPVVDGIGSSEAYHIYLSNRPGEAKIGTLGTEVPGYTAQVVDELGNPLPDGEIGPLRVTGPTIALEYFGDPEKSARTFDGDTLTSGDLFSRDPDGCFRHHGRADALLKVGGVFVAPGEIEDCLLGHASVVDCAVVGHETGGLVVPRAYVVLRAGASVSADDLKAHAKAHLAKHKYPREVVFMPELPRTANGKLDRRALAGRP; from the coding sequence GTGAGTGAGCCGTTCAACCTCGCCACGCACTTCCTCGACCGGCACGTGGCCGAGGGCCGCGGCGACCGGACCGCCCTGCTCGTCGGGGATCGTTCGATCAGCTACGCGCAGCTGGCGCGGCTCACCAACCGGATCGGAAACGTCCTGCTCGACGCGGGTGTCCGAAAAGGACAGCGGGTGCTCCTGGCGTTGAGCGACGGCGACGAGTTCGTCGCGGCGTGGTACGGCGCACAGAAGATCGGCGCGGTCACCGCCGAGGTCTACCCGTTCCTGCAGCCGAAGGACTACGCGTACTACCTCGGCTACACCGAAGCCGTCGCGGTGCTCGCCGACGCCGTCACGCTGCCCGCGCTGCGCGAGGCGGGCGCCACCGGGTTGCTCGTCACCGGCGTGCCCGAAGCCGAACTGCGCCCCGGCGAGAGTCCTTTCCGGACGCTCGTCGACGCGGCGCCGGACACCCTCGAAGCGGCACCGACCACGGTGGACGACGTCGGGATCTGGAAGTTCACCACCGGCAGCACCGGCGCACCCAAGGCGTGCGTGCATCCCTTGCGCAGTCCGCTGGAGAGCTTCGAGCGGTACGCCGTCCAGGTGCTCGGGCTGCGTGAGGACGACCGGGTCCTCGCGGTACCGAAGCTGTTCTTCGGCTACGCACGCGACCTGGTGGCACTGTTCCCGTTCGGCGTCGGCGCGGCCGGGATCGCGTTCGGAGAACGCAGCACCGCGGACCTGATCTTCGAGCTGATCGCTCGCCACCGGCCGACCGTGCTGGTCAACGTGCCGACCATGATGAGCGCGATGGTCGCGCACCCGGCCGCGGCGGAGCAGGACCTGAGCTGCCTGCGGATGACGACGTCGGCGGGCGAGGCACTGCCCTCGGAGCTGCACCGGAAGTGGGACGCGGCCTTCGGCGTGCCGGTGGTCGACGGGATCGGCTCGTCCGAGGCGTACCACATCTACCTGTCGAACCGGCCGGGCGAGGCGAAGATCGGCACGCTCGGCACCGAGGTGCCCGGCTACACCGCGCAGGTCGTCGACGAGCTCGGAAACCCGTTGCCGGACGGGGAAATCGGGCCGTTGCGCGTGACCGGGCCGACGATCGCGCTGGAGTACTTCGGCGACCCGGAGAAGTCCGCGCGGACGTTCGACGGCGACACGCTCACCTCGGGCGACCTCTTCAGCCGCGATCCGGACGGGTGCTTCCGCCACCACGGCCGGGCCGACGCGCTGCTCAAGGTCGGCGGCGTGTTCGTCGCGCCCGGCGAGATCGAGGACTGCCTGCTCGGCCACGCTTCCGTGGTGGACTGCGCGGTCGTCGGGCACGAAACCGGCGGCTTGGTCGTGCCGCGCGCGTACGTCGTGCTGCGGGCCGGGGCTTCGGTGTCCGCGGACGACCTGAAAGCCCACGCGAAAGCCCACTTGGCCAAGCACAAGTACCCCCGCGAGGTGGTCTTCATGCCGGAACTCCCCCGCACCGCCAACGGAAAGCTCGACCGGCGCGCCCTGGCGGGCCGCCCGTGA
- a CDS encoding SDR family NAD(P)-dependent oxidoreductase, with translation MSRLVVVTGGTRGIGAAIAARFRASGDTVLAPGRAECDVTDERAVEAYFASAEPVDVLVNNAGISSSAPVSRTSLSDWREQFEVNATGAFLCTRAVLDGMRSRDSGRIVTVASTASHVGYRYTAGYTASKHAAVGFMRAVAAELAGTGVTANAVCPAFVRTDMTATSVARIQERTGRSTGDAEAALAAASPLGRLLEPSEVAFAVSFLAAPEAAAINGQTLVLDGGGIQS, from the coding sequence GTGAGCCGCCTGGTCGTGGTCACCGGCGGCACGCGCGGCATCGGCGCGGCGATCGCCGCCCGGTTCCGCGCTTCGGGTGACACGGTGCTCGCGCCGGGCCGGGCCGAATGCGACGTCACCGACGAACGCGCGGTCGAGGCCTATTTCGCCTCGGCGGAGCCGGTGGACGTGCTGGTCAACAACGCCGGGATCTCGTCGAGCGCCCCCGTTTCACGGACATCGCTGAGCGACTGGCGCGAGCAGTTCGAGGTGAACGCGACCGGCGCTTTTCTCTGCACGCGCGCGGTACTGGACGGAATGCGCTCGCGCGACAGCGGCCGGATCGTCACGGTGGCATCGACGGCCTCGCACGTCGGCTACCGCTACACAGCCGGGTATACGGCGTCGAAGCACGCGGCAGTGGGATTCATGCGCGCGGTGGCGGCGGAGCTGGCCGGCACCGGCGTCACGGCGAACGCGGTGTGCCCGGCGTTCGTCCGCACCGACATGACGGCGACCTCGGTGGCACGGATCCAGGAGCGCACCGGCCGCTCCACCGGCGACGCCGAAGCGGCCCTGGCGGCGGCGTCCCCGCTCGGCAGGCTGCTGGAACCTTCGGAGGTGGCGTTCGCCGTCTCCTTCCTGGCGGCGCCGGAAGCCGCCGCGATCAACGGCCAGACCCTCGTACTCGACGGCGGAGGAATCCAGTCATGA
- a CDS encoding enoyl-CoA hydratase family protein — translation MSPFRATAPLKEWEHFEFTVADGVATVTLDRPEKLNALTFEVYADLRDLIIELPQHDDVRVLVITGRGRGFCSGGDVEEIIGELQKFETAELLEFTRMTGAVVKALRECPLPVIAAVNGVAAGAGSVIALASDFRLLAKSAKFAFLFTKVGLAGADMGSAYLLPRLVGLGRATELLILGDKVSAERASEIGLASQVVDDSELPAAASALARRLADGPALAYATTKVLLTRELDMDLGSAIELEAITQALLMTAKDHKEFYAAWTAGREPRWTGR, via the coding sequence ATGAGCCCGTTCCGCGCGACCGCACCGCTGAAGGAGTGGGAGCACTTCGAGTTCACCGTGGCCGACGGCGTCGCCACGGTGACCCTCGACCGGCCCGAGAAGCTGAACGCGCTGACCTTCGAGGTCTACGCCGACCTGCGGGACCTCATCATCGAGCTGCCGCAGCACGACGACGTCCGGGTGCTGGTGATCACCGGCCGCGGCCGCGGGTTCTGCTCCGGCGGCGACGTCGAGGAGATCATCGGCGAGCTGCAGAAGTTCGAGACCGCGGAGCTGCTCGAGTTCACGCGCATGACGGGCGCGGTGGTGAAGGCGCTGCGGGAGTGCCCGCTGCCGGTGATCGCGGCGGTCAACGGCGTCGCGGCGGGCGCGGGCTCGGTGATCGCGCTGGCCAGCGACTTCCGGCTGCTGGCGAAGTCGGCGAAGTTCGCGTTCCTGTTCACGAAGGTGGGGTTGGCCGGGGCGGACATGGGTTCGGCGTATCTGTTGCCGCGTCTGGTCGGCTTGGGCCGGGCGACGGAGCTGCTGATCCTCGGCGACAAGGTATCCGCGGAGCGCGCTTCGGAGATCGGGCTGGCTTCGCAGGTGGTTGACGACTCGGAGCTGCCGGCCGCAGCCTCGGCTTTGGCACGGCGACTGGCGGACGGCCCGGCGTTGGCGTACGCGACGACGAAGGTGCTGCTGACCCGCGAACTGGACATGGACCTCGGTAGCGCGATCGAGCTGGAGGCGATCACGCAGGCGCTGTTGATGACGGCCAAGGACCACAAAGAGTTCTACGCGGCCTGGACGGCGGGGCGGGAGCCTCGCTGGACGGGTCGCTGA